Proteins encoded together in one Mycolicibacter minnesotensis window:
- a CDS encoding sensor histidine kinase — protein MCSSRLSDLRRPWSLRARLLLGQVIVLAVACIGIGVVTEVALHQYLVGQLDQELHKAAHRSAAFYGEPAPPPPPAWWRQRHPYPRPGPGPDFLDVPGQRVGMVAAVVHDGTTINAGHLTGNGARAALTDAAAQQLAARAADRVPVTRDLDGLGRYRLVATPARYDATGDIIVTGLPMADVDDTMIRVLMIFGVVALIALAAATTAAIVVIRRALAPLARVAQTAGVVVDLPLDRGEVALPVRVPEPDANPSTEVGRLGLAVNRMLDHIAAALSTRQASETRVRQFVADASHELRTPLTAIRGYTELAQRVQSSATGGDSEDAEAVAHALSRVRSETERMTQLVEDLLLLARLDSGRPLEHEPVDLSHLAVDAVSDAHVAGPDHEWRLDLPDVPVTVPGDAARLHQVLTNLLANARIHTGPGTVVSTKLTADGPYAVLKVIDDGPGIPEQLQSEVFERFARGDTSRSRKEGSTGLGLAIVSAVVKAHRGTIGVRSAPGLTEFTVRLPFTVDA, from the coding sequence ATGTGCTCAAGCCGGCTCTCTGACCTCCGGCGGCCATGGTCACTGCGGGCCAGATTGCTGCTCGGCCAGGTCATCGTGTTGGCAGTTGCGTGTATTGGCATCGGCGTGGTGACCGAAGTGGCGCTACATCAGTATCTGGTGGGCCAGCTCGATCAAGAGCTGCACAAGGCTGCTCACCGTTCAGCGGCCTTCTACGGCGAACCGGCACCCCCGCCTCCGCCGGCGTGGTGGCGTCAGCGGCACCCGTATCCAAGGCCTGGCCCGGGGCCGGACTTTCTCGACGTTCCGGGCCAGCGGGTCGGCATGGTGGCGGCCGTGGTCCACGACGGCACGACGATCAACGCCGGGCATCTGACGGGGAACGGAGCGCGGGCGGCGCTGACCGACGCCGCGGCGCAACAGCTGGCAGCGCGGGCCGCCGACCGCGTGCCGGTGACTCGCGACCTCGACGGGCTCGGACGCTACCGGCTTGTCGCCACCCCCGCCCGGTACGATGCCACCGGTGACATCATCGTCACCGGCCTGCCGATGGCCGATGTCGACGACACGATGATCCGGGTGCTGATGATCTTCGGGGTGGTCGCGCTCATCGCGTTGGCCGCAGCAACGACGGCGGCCATCGTGGTCATCCGCCGCGCATTGGCACCGCTGGCACGTGTGGCCCAGACCGCCGGGGTGGTCGTCGACCTGCCGTTGGACCGCGGGGAAGTGGCGTTGCCGGTACGGGTGCCTGAACCAGATGCGAACCCGTCGACCGAGGTGGGCCGGCTCGGCCTGGCGGTCAATCGGATGCTCGACCACATCGCTGCCGCGCTGTCGACGCGGCAGGCCAGCGAAACCCGGGTGCGGCAGTTTGTCGCTGACGCCAGCCACGAGCTGCGTACCCCGCTCACCGCCATCCGCGGTTACACCGAACTGGCGCAACGAGTTCAGTCTTCCGCAACTGGCGGCGACTCCGAGGACGCCGAGGCGGTCGCGCATGCTCTGAGCCGGGTGCGGTCCGAAACCGAACGGATGACGCAACTGGTCGAGGACCTGCTGCTGTTGGCCCGGCTGGATTCCGGGCGGCCGCTGGAGCATGAGCCGGTCGATCTGTCGCACCTCGCGGTTGACGCGGTCAGCGACGCCCATGTCGCCGGCCCGGACCACGAATGGCGCCTTGATCTGCCCGACGTGCCGGTGACCGTGCCCGGTGACGCGGCGCGTTTGCACCAGGTGCTGACCAACCTGCTCGCCAACGCCCGCATCCACACCGGTCCGGGCACCGTGGTGTCGACGAAGCTGACTGCCGACGGGCCCTACGCGGTGCTCAAGGTGATCGACGACGGCCCTGGCATTCCGGAGCAGTTGCAGTCGGAAGTGTTCGAACGGTTCGCCCGAGGCGACACGTCCCGGTCTCGTAAGGAAGGCAGTACCGGGTTAGGGCTGGCCATCGTGTCGGCGGTGGTCAAGGCCCACCGGGGCACTATCGGTGTGCGAAGCGCGCCCGGATTAACCGAATTCACGGTTCGGCTGCCGTTCACAGTTGACGCATAG
- a CDS encoding response regulator transcription factor yields the protein MERADGKPITVLVVDDETVLAEMVAMALRYEGWSTATAGDGASAIAAAKTERPDVVVLDVMLPDMSGLDVLPRLREINPRMPVLFLTAKDALEDRIAGLTAGGDDYVTKPFSIEEVVLRLRALLRRTGVSTADAGAQIVVGDLVLDEDSHEVTRGGDPITLTSTEFELLRYLMINAKKVLSKAQILDRVWDYDFGGKANIVELYISYLRKKIDSGREPMIHTLRGAGYVLKPAL from the coding sequence ATGGAGCGTGCCGACGGCAAGCCCATCACCGTATTGGTGGTCGACGACGAAACGGTCTTGGCCGAGATGGTGGCGATGGCGCTGCGCTACGAGGGCTGGAGCACCGCGACCGCGGGCGACGGGGCCTCGGCGATTGCTGCCGCGAAAACCGAACGCCCCGATGTCGTGGTGCTCGACGTGATGCTCCCCGACATGAGCGGACTCGACGTACTGCCCAGACTGCGTGAGATCAACCCGCGGATGCCGGTGCTGTTCCTGACGGCCAAGGACGCGCTGGAGGATCGGATCGCCGGGCTGACCGCCGGCGGTGACGACTATGTCACCAAGCCGTTCAGCATCGAAGAGGTAGTGCTGCGGCTGCGAGCGTTGCTGCGCCGCACCGGGGTAAGCACCGCCGATGCCGGGGCCCAGATCGTGGTGGGAGACTTGGTTCTTGACGAGGACTCCCACGAGGTGACACGAGGCGGTGACCCGATCACGTTGACCTCCACCGAATTCGAGTTGCTGCGCTACCTAATGATCAACGCCAAGAAGGTGCTGTCCAAGGCGCAGATCCTGGATCGGGTGTGGGACTACGACTTCGGTGGCAAAGCGAACATTGTCGAGCTCTACATCTCCTACCTGCGTAAGAAGATCGACAGCGGTCGAGAACCGATGATCCACACCCTGCGCGGCGCCGGCTATGTGCTCAAGCCGGCTCTCTGA